From Deinococcus aquaticus, one genomic window encodes:
- the icd gene encoding NADP-dependent isocitrate dehydrogenase, whose amino-acid sequence MDNHIKVPTQGEKITMQDGKLTVPNHPIIPFVEGDGTGPDIWKASVRVLDAAVEIAYGGEKKIEWMEVYAGEKSLEVYGANEWLPQGTLDAFDEYLFGIKGPLTTPVGTGIRSINVALRQELDLYACVRPVQYFKGVPSPVKRPEDVDMVIFRENTEDIYAGIEYKAGTPEADKVRGFLMREMGVTKIRFPDTSSFGIKPVSKEGTERLVRAAIQFAIDNGRKSVAIVHKGNIMKFTEGGFRDWGYELAKREFGAVEIDGGPWCQLPNGIIIKDVIADNFLQQILLRPTDYDVIATLNLNGDYVSDALAAQVGGIGIAPGANINYVTGHAIFEATHGTAPKYAGKDVINPSSVILSGEMMLRYMGWTEAADLILKGLDDTIQQRVVTYDFARNMEGATEVKTSQFGDKIIENMKARKA is encoded by the coding sequence ATGGATAACCACATCAAGGTGCCCACGCAGGGCGAGAAGATCACGATGCAAGACGGCAAGCTCACCGTGCCGAACCACCCCATCATTCCCTTCGTCGAGGGCGACGGCACCGGCCCCGACATCTGGAAAGCCAGCGTGCGCGTCCTCGACGCCGCCGTCGAGATCGCCTACGGCGGCGAGAAGAAGATCGAGTGGATGGAAGTCTACGCCGGTGAGAAGAGCCTCGAAGTGTACGGCGCCAACGAGTGGCTGCCCCAGGGCACCCTGGACGCCTTCGACGAGTACCTGTTCGGCATTAAGGGCCCTCTGACCACCCCCGTCGGCACCGGCATCCGCTCCATCAACGTCGCGCTGCGCCAGGAACTCGACCTGTACGCCTGCGTGCGCCCCGTCCAGTACTTCAAGGGCGTGCCCAGCCCCGTCAAGCGCCCCGAAGACGTGGACATGGTCATCTTCCGCGAGAACACCGAGGACATCTACGCCGGCATCGAGTACAAGGCCGGCACGCCCGAGGCCGACAAGGTCCGCGGCTTCCTGATGCGCGAGATGGGCGTCACCAAGATCCGCTTCCCCGACACCAGCTCGTTCGGCATCAAACCCGTCTCGAAGGAAGGCACCGAGCGTCTCGTGCGCGCCGCCATCCAGTTCGCCATCGACAACGGCCGCAAGAGCGTCGCCATCGTCCACAAGGGCAACATCATGAAGTTCACGGAAGGCGGCTTCCGCGACTGGGGCTACGAACTCGCCAAACGTGAATTCGGCGCGGTCGAGATCGACGGCGGCCCCTGGTGCCAGCTCCCGAACGGCATCATCATCAAGGACGTCATCGCCGACAACTTCCTCCAGCAGATCCTGCTGCGCCCCACCGACTACGACGTGATCGCTACTCTGAACCTCAACGGCGACTACGTCAGCGACGCGCTGGCCGCACAGGTCGGCGGGATCGGCATCGCCCCCGGCGCGAACATCAACTACGTGACCGGCCACGCCATCTTCGAAGCCACGCACGGCACCGCCCCCAAGTACGCCGGCAAGGACGTCATCAACCCCAGCTCCGTGATCCTCTCGGGCGAGATGATGCTGCGCTACATGGGCTGGACCGAAGCCGCCGACCTGATCCTGAAAGGCCTGGACGACACCATCCAGCAGCGCGTCGTCA
- a CDS encoding carbohydrate ABC transporter permease, with translation MTSTQRRVSRRAQHKLGGTGAKVTARNTLIAYAFMLPFLILLVVYHTWPVIFGTYLAFTKYNIISPPQWVGLANFRELFADEQFWSGLTNSLKYILVVPVIQVIAILVALLVNRPLKGIGFFRTAYYVPVVTSFAVVGLIWNWMYQQGGPVTAVLGFLGLPQNGSFLNNPATALYAVMFVTLWKGIGYYMVLYLAGLQGISPELEEAATIDGATRTQVFWNITLPGLRPTILVCSLMSTISAIKVFEEIYVMTQGGPAGSTYSALFYTYSRAFVDFQYGLAAAAGIIIAVISILFGLINFKLTRGGKVDA, from the coding sequence ATGACTTCAACCCAGCGGCGTGTGTCACGCCGGGCACAGCACAAGTTGGGTGGAACGGGCGCCAAGGTCACGGCCCGTAACACCCTGATCGCCTACGCTTTCATGCTTCCGTTCCTGATCCTGCTGGTCGTGTACCACACGTGGCCCGTGATTTTCGGCACGTACCTGGCGTTCACGAAGTACAACATCATCTCGCCGCCGCAGTGGGTGGGCCTGGCGAACTTCCGGGAACTCTTCGCCGACGAGCAGTTCTGGTCGGGGCTGACCAACAGCCTGAAGTACATCCTGGTCGTGCCGGTCATTCAGGTGATCGCGATTCTGGTGGCGCTGCTGGTGAACCGGCCCCTGAAAGGCATCGGGTTTTTCCGCACCGCGTACTACGTGCCGGTCGTGACGAGTTTCGCGGTGGTGGGCCTGATCTGGAACTGGATGTACCAGCAGGGCGGGCCGGTCACGGCCGTCCTGGGATTCCTGGGCCTGCCGCAGAACGGGTCATTCCTGAACAACCCGGCCACGGCGCTGTACGCGGTGATGTTCGTGACGCTCTGGAAGGGCATCGGGTACTACATGGTGCTGTACCTCGCGGGGTTGCAGGGCATCAGCCCGGAGCTGGAAGAAGCGGCCACCATCGACGGCGCGACCCGCACGCAGGTGTTCTGGAACATCACGCTGCCGGGGCTGCGGCCCACGATTCTGGTGTGCAGCCTGATGTCCACCATCAGCGCCATCAAGGTGTTCGAGGAGATCTACGTGATGACGCAGGGCGGCCCGGCCGGCAGTACGTACTCGGCGCTGTTCTACACGTACTCGCGGGCGTTCGTGGACTTCCAGTACGGGCTGGCGGCCGCGGCCGGGATCATCATCGCGGTCATCAGCATCCTCTTCGGCCTGATCAACTTCAAACTGACGCGCGGAGGGAAAGTCGATGCCTGA